A window of Candidatus Woesearchaeota archaeon genomic DNA:
TCGGCTTGCGCCGCGCCGGCCAGCAGCAGCGCAAACAGGAAAATCCGAGCCCATATTTTTTTCATTTGTTTGCAAACTTATTGTTGATGAACAGTAGGGTGGCACGTCATTGCGCCCGCGTGGGCAACACAATCCTAGTATGCGGCGCAAGGACGATGGCTCAGATTTTCAATTTTGTTTTAATGTAATCTTCAACGTCCTTGATGACATCATCGTATTCTGTCTTGTGAATACGTTTTGATTCGAAATCGATTTTTACATCTTCGAGAAATTTATCAAAATCGCGATTTTGCTCACAAAGCTTATTGATGGTTTCCCAATCAAGCGAGTTTCTTGTTTTTGCTGGATAAAGTATTTTCGAGCTATCAATATCTTTCAGATCGAGTTGAATAATGCCAATGCCAAATGAAGATGCCAGCCTTTCAAGCTCAGAGAGGAAGTCATCGTCCTGAAGAATATCTGGGGCTGCCAACCAACCCTCGTGCGCCCATGATGAATTTGAAACGGCTTGAAAGTAAGCTTCGCGGTAATTGCTCTTGTTCAAAGATTTTTTAAGTTCAAACGAAAATAACTTGAGTGAGTCATTGTCAGAAAGCCTGTTGAATTCGATAACATTTGGTTGCCAATCATCCAATGGCAAATAGAAACCCACTATGTCAGGGTGTATCCACTCGTTGTAACCAGATTTTGTCGATTTTTCGTGATAGATAGTTTTTGTATAAATTGATTTACCACGGTTAAAAGCAGGGCTGGCGTATGCAAAGTAGGTTAGCAACGGGTGAAGGTC
This region includes:
- a CDS encoding HTH domain-containing protein produces the protein MSYSFLDLAYDVLKTATNPLTYQEVWNIGKEKTLTEKIQSIGQTPWQTLGARLYVEVRDNERSKFIKVGKRPARFFLKDREHDLKPDTINSIEKEEFKKSEKKVGFHERDLHPLLTYFAYASPAFNRGKSIYTKTIYHEKSTKSGYNEWIHPDIVGFYLPLDDWQPNVIEFNRLSDNDSLKLFSFELKKSLNKSNYREAYFQAVSNSSWAHEGWLAAPDILQDDDFLSELERLASSFGIGIIQLDLKDIDSSKILYPAKTRNSLDWETINKLCEQNRDFDKFLEDVKIDFESKRIHKTEYDDVIKDVEDYIKTKLKI